The Salvelinus alpinus chromosome 21, SLU_Salpinus.1, whole genome shotgun sequence genome has a segment encoding these proteins:
- the hdac12 gene encoding LOW QUALITY PROTEIN: uncharacterized protein SYNPCC7002_A1628 (The sequence of the model RefSeq protein was modified relative to this genomic sequence to represent the inferred CDS: inserted 1 base in 1 codon; substituted 2 bases at 2 genomic stop codons): MISVCVVHGGVGPHFFSERLFAAVCGKPAPPLSLKEIKKAEDRSEVKNKLDELEDWLSLLGLKRIVVKTMEDRDGVIELVAQQFVQGIMQVALEQWRMSTSNSGDRVGICYWGNSGDTPTIEFLHTARGSLTWQQKKKYLKANTGLLIVHHSKYLCELPPNHRLPMGKFPRVLDFLIKDQGIKDQQVRHLWAPASHNLLNSVCTEXYLNNFINGQIDEKEQRRTGVAWSEGIVRRCRYETGGTVLAAEIAXQRGLACRMARGTHHAFTSFGSGFCLLNNLAVAAKHXRRKILIVDLDVH; encoded by the exons atgatcagtgtgtgtgtggtccatgGAGGGGTTGGGCCACACTTCTTCTCTGAGCGACTCTTTGCAGCAGTGTGTGGGAAGCCTGCACCACCACTCAGTCTGAAGGAG ATCAAAAAAGCAGAGGACCGATCAGAGGTGAAGAACAAATTGGATGAATTGGAAGACTGGCTGAGCCTACTGGGGCTGAAAAGGATTGTTGTCAAGACAATGGAGGACAGGGATGGTGTGATTGAATTGGTGGCTCAACAATTTGTCCAAGGGATCATGCAGGTGGCCTTGGAGCA ATGGAGAATGTCTACCTCTAACAGTGGCGATCGTGTTGGCATTTGCTACTGGGGCAACAGTGGTGACACCCCGACCATCGAATTCCTCCACACAGCGCGAGGGAGTCTCACTTGGCAGCAGAAGAAAAAGTACCTAAAGGCAAACAC AGGCCTTCTAATAGTTCATCACAGCAAGTATTTGTGTGAGCTGCCACCCAACCACAGATTGCCCATGGGGAAATTTCCCAGAGTACTAGACTTCCTCATCAAGGACCAAGGCATCAAAGACCAACAGGTAAGACATT TATGGGCCCCTGCCTCCCACAATCTTTTAAACT CTGTGTGCACAGAATGATACCTGAACAACTTCATAAATGGCCAGATCGATGAGAAAGAGCAGAGGAGGACGGGCGTTGCGTGGAGTGAGGGCATAGTGCGACGCTGCAGATATGAAACAG GTGGCACTGTGCTAGCAGCAGAAATTGCTTGACAGAGAGGGCTTGCATGCAGAATGGCCAGGGGGACCCACCATGCTTTCACCAGCTTCGGATCAGGCTTCTGTCTCCTCAACAACCTGGCAGTAGCAGCCAAGC CCAGGAGAAAGATTCTCATTGTCGACCTAGATGTACATTAG
- the trmt9b gene encoding probable tRNA methyltransferase 9B — protein MTVMEEAATRLEREHVHSVYEKIAPYFNDSRYKAWPKVRQFLLEHEPGSIIADVGCGNGKYLHINGSVFKLGCDVCRPLVDSAWSQGHEVQLCDSLRLPYRDSCFDGVLSIAVIHHLSTKERRIRAIKEMARTLRVGGRIMIYVWAMEQTRRKFQKQDIFVPWNPNPPSPTLGRKSSTPRRRGAVQSMSECLYSDKNRKVKSTSSMLDKEEMPCSPHQSHRLWFFSRSLDSVFDFGSLTISRSTSRELISTVSSRLGEAEGGKVGRRGRGAGLIKQLSSLFSGFSRNNSEEDVFDSVTDLARSQRDHGDDNHSNSTEKTSVSTALVQECGSVALPDLVSSYQREHTEGPGRPGEKDAGPPGDLKQDSEGEPAAASCLRYYHVFREGELAELIESHVEELHVLYSYFDHANWCVVAEKVQVWNI, from the exons ATGACCGTGATGGAGGAGGCTGCCACTCGGCTGGAGAGGGAGCATGTGCACAGCGTCTACGAGAAGATTGCTCCTTATTTTAATGACAGCCGCTACAAGGCCTGGCCCAAGGTGCGTCAGTTCCTACTGGAGCATGAGCCTGGCAGTATCATCGCTGACGTGG GCTGTGGCAATGGCAAGTACCTGCACATCAACGGCAGTGTGTTCAAGCTGGGCTGTGACGTGTGTCGCCCCCTGGTGGACTCTGCCTGGAGCCAGGGCCACGAGGTGCAGCTGTGTGACAGCCTCAGGCTGCCCTACAGGGACAGCTGCTTTGACGGTGTCCTCTCTATCGCAG TCATCCATCATCTGTCCACCAAAGAGCGTCGTATTCGAGCAATAAAGGAAATGGCAAGGACCCTGCGCGTGGGCGGGCGCATCATGATATACGTGTGGGCCATGGAGCAGACACGGCGGAAGTTTCAGAAGCAGGACATCTTTGTGCCCTGGAACCCCAACCCCCCGTCCCCCACCCTGGGCAGGAAGAGTTCCACACCCCGGAGGAGGGGTGCTGTACAGAGCATGAGCG AATGCCTCTACAGCGACAAGAACAGGAAGGTGAAAAGCACATCGTCCATGCTGGACAAAGAAGAAATGCCCTGCAGTCCCCATCAGAGCCACAGGCTGTGGTTCTTCTCCCGCTCCCTGGACTCGGTCTTTGACTTTGGCAGCTTGACCATCTCCAGATCCACCTCCAGGGAACTCATCAGCACCGTCTCCTCCCGGCTTGGGGAGGCGGAGGGGGGAAAGGTCGGCCGCAGAGGCAGGGGAGCGGGCCTCATCAAGCAGCTGTCCAGCCTCTTTTCTGGCTTCTCCAGGAACAACTCGGAGGAAGATGTCTTTGACTCGGTCACAGACTTAGCCAGGAGCCAGAGAGATCATGGCGACGACAACCACTCCAACTCCACAGAGAAGACCAGTGTCTCTACTGCCTTGGTTCAGGAGTGTGGCTCTGTGGCCCTGCCTGACCTGGTCTCCTCCTACCAGAGGGAGCACACAGAGGGACCAGGGCGGCCAGGGGAGAAAGACGCAGGCCCACCAGGAGACCTCAAACAGGACAGCGAAGGGGAGCCGGCGGCCGCATCGTGTCTGCGCTATTACCACGTGTTCCGGGAGGGCGAGCTGGCGGAGCTGATCGAGAGCCACGTCGAAGAGCTCCACGTCCTTTACTCCTACTTCGACCACGCCAACTGGTGCGTGGTGGCCGAGAAGGTCCAGGTTTGGAACATATGA
- the LOC139547546 gene encoding uncharacterized protein — protein MTDHHLKLNLGKTELLFLPGKDCPFHDLAITVDNSIVSSSQSAKNLGVILDNTLSFSTNIKAVTRSCRFMLYNIRRVRPCLTQEAAQVLIQALVISRLDYCNSLLAGLPACAIKPLQLIQNAAARLVFNFPKFSHVTPLLRSLHWLPVEARIRYKTMVLAYGAVRGTAPPYLQALIRPYTQTRALRSSTSGLLASLPLRKYSSRSAQSKLFAALAPQWWNKLPHDARSAESITTFRRHLKPHLFKEYLG, from the coding sequence atgacggatcaccacctcaagctgaacctcggcaagacggagctgctcttcctcccggggaaggactgcccgttccatgatctcgccatcacggttgacaactccattgtgtcctcctcccagagtgctaagaaccttggcgtgatcctggacaacaccctgtcgttctcaactaacatcaaggcggtgacccgttcctgtaggttcatgctctacaacattcgcagagtacgaccctgcctcacgcaggaagcggcgcaggtcctaatccaggcacttgtcatctcccgtctggattactgcaactcgctgttggctgggctccctgcctgtgccattaaacccctacaactcatccagaacgccgcagcccgtctggtgttcaactttcccaagttctctcacgtcaccccgctcctccgctctctccactggcttccagttgaagctcgcatccgctacaagaccatggtgcttgcctacggagctgtgaggggaacggcacctccgtaccttcaggctctgatcaggccctacacccaaacaagggcactgcgttcatccacctctggcctgctcgcctccctacctctgaggaagtacagttcccgctcagcccagtcaaaactgttcgctgctctggcaccccaatggtggaacaaactccctcacgacgccaggtcagcggagtcaatcaccaccttccggagacacctgaaaccccacctctttaaggaatacctaggatag